Proteins encoded in a region of the Flammeovirga yaeyamensis genome:
- a CDS encoding NAD(P)-binding protein, with the protein MGSKPRRIAVLGGGLSAMTSVYTLMQEPNWEEKYDITVYQLGWRIGGKGASGVNPEIGYRIEEHGLHLWMGFYENAFKMIKDVYKNLDRPKDAPMSTFEKAFSKQDYFIFTENVNNKWVDWKVPFPALPGKVGDGQLPSVEEILEAVSDFIIHHIVGWLEDHLSHIKNKSWLQKIVDFFIKLFGGKSDAEVQKIKDRFFHHLEEELDALDDEIIARIQPLFSKVVKRMTEKLKNDEDVSDVLESWRKIKNWIWDLLGDLVEENDTARRAWLAVDFGTTLFTGMLKDKVLTVQDGKLHFDFEVINDIDYGDWLQKHGASEEHTVGSPIVRAMYDGPFAFLKGNPHTPNVEAGTILNIFLRLGFTCKENIVWRMDAGMGDTIFGPIYEDLVRKKPDMFKFFHAVRDITLTEDNSAIDKVVIGKQVTLKEDNYNPLVNVKGLDCWPSRPMYDQIDDKEAKELQDRNINLESSWTDWEDRDTIILNKDEDFDEVIFGFSLATIPHVASELIDANDDWYTMLQKMRTVQTQAYQYWFNKDAKGLGIEEDKLQSTYVEPVDTFCAMNQVLDKEDWPKEYDPKYVAYSCGVFQDAEYIPPFNVHDFPEKEQERVKENLKEYIDKYLQHLIPNLYNEKGEFDWDALVDLQNGKGEERISSIYTRVNIDPSERYVLSVVDSSKYRLKTNQTGFSNLYVTGDWIQNGMNAGFVEGAVISGLLTAKALSDQPDNIEIITDNWTIRSLEKELEID; encoded by the coding sequence ATGGGAAGCAAACCAAGAAGAATTGCAGTACTCGGTGGAGGCTTAAGTGCTATGACATCAGTGTACACACTGATGCAAGAACCGAACTGGGAAGAAAAATACGACATTACTGTTTATCAATTAGGATGGAGAATTGGAGGTAAAGGAGCAAGTGGTGTAAATCCTGAAATTGGTTACAGAATCGAAGAACACGGTCTACATCTATGGATGGGATTCTATGAGAATGCTTTCAAAATGATCAAAGATGTTTATAAAAATCTTGATCGTCCGAAAGATGCTCCAATGTCTACTTTCGAAAAAGCTTTTTCAAAACAAGACTATTTCATTTTCACAGAGAATGTAAATAATAAATGGGTAGACTGGAAAGTACCCTTCCCTGCCTTACCGGGTAAAGTGGGCGATGGGCAACTTCCATCAGTAGAAGAAATTTTAGAAGCGGTTTCTGATTTTATCATTCACCACATTGTGGGTTGGTTGGAAGATCATTTATCGCACATCAAAAATAAAAGTTGGCTTCAGAAGATTGTTGATTTCTTTATCAAATTATTTGGTGGAAAATCAGATGCTGAGGTTCAAAAAATCAAAGACCGTTTCTTCCATCACTTAGAAGAAGAATTGGACGCTCTAGACGATGAGATCATTGCTAGGATTCAGCCGCTTTTCAGTAAAGTCGTTAAAAGAATGACCGAGAAGCTGAAAAACGATGAGGATGTTAGTGATGTTCTAGAAAGTTGGAGAAAAATTAAAAACTGGATTTGGGACCTTTTGGGTGATCTAGTTGAGGAAAATGATACTGCTAGAAGAGCTTGGCTCGCTGTTGATTTTGGTACTACCCTTTTCACTGGTATGCTAAAAGATAAAGTGCTGACAGTTCAAGATGGTAAACTTCATTTTGATTTTGAAGTAATCAACGATATTGATTATGGCGATTGGTTACAGAAACATGGAGCATCGGAAGAACACACTGTGGGTTCTCCAATCGTTCGAGCGATGTACGATGGCCCTTTCGCTTTCTTAAAAGGCAATCCTCATACACCAAATGTAGAAGCAGGTACCATTCTAAATATTTTCTTAAGACTTGGTTTTACATGTAAAGAAAATATTGTTTGGAGAATGGATGCTGGTATGGGAGACACGATATTTGGTCCAATTTACGAAGACCTAGTGCGTAAGAAACCCGATATGTTTAAGTTCTTCCATGCGGTAAGAGACATTACATTAACAGAAGACAATTCGGCAATTGATAAGGTGGTTATCGGTAAACAAGTCACGTTAAAAGAAGATAACTATAATCCTTTAGTAAATGTAAAAGGATTGGATTGTTGGCCTTCTCGTCCAATGTATGATCAAATTGATGATAAGGAAGCAAAAGAATTACAGGATAGAAATATCAATTTAGAATCGAGTTGGACGGATTGGGAAGATCGAGATACGATCATCTTAAATAAAGACGAAGATTTTGATGAAGTAATTTTTGGATTCTCGTTAGCTACTATTCCACATGTTGCTTCTGAATTAATTGATGCCAATGATGATTGGTATACTATGCTTCAGAAAATGAGAACTGTTCAAACGCAGGCGTATCAATATTGGTTCAATAAGGACGCCAAAGGATTGGGTATTGAAGAGGACAAGTTACAATCAACTTATGTAGAACCTGTAGATACATTCTGTGCCATGAATCAAGTTCTTGATAAAGAAGATTGGCCAAAAGAGTACGATCCTAAATATGTGGCTTATTCTTGTGGTGTTTTCCAAGATGCTGAATATATCCCCCCTTTTAATGTTCATGATTTTCCAGAAAAAGAGCAAGAAAGAGTGAAGGAGAACCTGAAGGAATATATTGATAAATACCTACAGCACTTAATTCCTAACCTCTACAATGAAAAAGGAGAATTTGATTGGGACGCTTTAGTGGATCTTCAAAATGGAAAAGGTGAAGAACGTATTAGCTCAATTTACACTAGAGTGAATATTGATCCTTCCGAAAGATATGTCTTATCTGTAGTAGATAGTTCTAAATACAGATTAAAGACCAACCAAACAGGGTTCAGTAACTTATATGTTACCGGAGATTGGATACAGAACGGCATGAACGCCGGATTTGTAGAAGGAGCTGTGATTTCGGGCTTATTAACGGCCAAGGCACTTTCTGATCAACCTGACAACATCGAAATCATTACAGACAATTGGACTATTCGATCCTTGGAAAAGGAATTAGAAATAGATTAA
- a CDS encoding PepSY-associated TM helix domain-containing protein: MKKGYSFKQLCADLHLWLGVATSIVLVIVCFTGTVYTYEAEIKAYYDRHVSSVENTEGDKQSVDELIQTLSSEKKVFSINIPADEEKAYVINMATPEQIKEAQNSKKKRRGIGKYYYVDQYNADVLGTPNEKVKKVMMGFMMVHRHLGLGWDIGRPIVGWSTIIFIIISLTGLVLWLPKKVKQLKAGLTFKKNAGWKRINYDLHNVLGFYSLIILLLMGITGPFWSFDWYRTGLNKALTGEEKFSRGERPKVDPASAKQTKSVTYQEILDNANAYLDYKGDVSMTLPSKKSPYVAIRKTNKASFFSLQYTDQVYYNAQNGELIKAELFKDKPLGKQLMSLVKAIHLGYVFNGFSKLLYFISCLIATTLPVTGLIIWINKLKKKKQRKKKKAALAV, encoded by the coding sequence ATGAAAAAAGGGTATTCTTTCAAACAACTTTGTGCAGACCTTCACCTTTGGTTAGGGGTAGCTACTAGTATTGTATTAGTGATCGTATGTTTTACTGGTACAGTATATACTTATGAGGCAGAAATTAAAGCTTACTATGACAGACATGTATCTTCTGTAGAAAACACAGAAGGTGATAAACAATCAGTAGATGAATTAATTCAAACACTTTCTTCGGAAAAGAAGGTATTTTCAATCAACATTCCTGCTGATGAAGAAAAAGCCTATGTGATAAACATGGCGACACCTGAACAAATTAAAGAAGCCCAAAACAGCAAAAAGAAAAGAAGAGGTATTGGTAAATACTATTATGTTGACCAATACAATGCGGATGTTTTAGGAACTCCCAACGAGAAAGTAAAAAAGGTAATGATGGGCTTTATGATGGTTCACCGTCATCTTGGCCTTGGTTGGGATATCGGTAGACCTATTGTAGGTTGGTCCACAATCATTTTTATCATTATTTCCTTAACGGGACTTGTATTATGGTTACCTAAAAAGGTAAAGCAATTGAAAGCAGGACTTACTTTCAAGAAGAATGCCGGTTGGAAAAGAATCAATTATGATTTACATAATGTTTTGGGTTTCTATAGCTTGATCATTCTTTTATTGATGGGGATTACTGGCCCCTTTTGGTCTTTTGATTGGTATAGAACAGGATTGAATAAAGCATTAACAGGAGAGGAAAAATTCTCTAGAGGTGAAAGACCAAAAGTAGATCCTGCGAGTGCGAAACAAACAAAATCGGTGACTTATCAAGAAATACTTGATAACGCGAATGCTTATTTAGACTACAAAGGAGATGTGAGTATGACTTTACCATCAAAAAAATCACCTTATGTAGCGATTAGAAAAACGAATAAAGCATCCTTCTTTAGTTTACAATACACTGATCAGGTGTATTACAATGCTCAAAATGGTGAATTGATCAAGGCGGAGTTATTTAAAGACAAGCCTCTAGGTAAACAACTGATGAGTTTGGTAAAGGCAATACACTTGGGATATGTATTCAATGGTTTTTCTAAACTATTGTACTTTATCTCATGTTTGATAGCTACGACACTACCTGTAACAGGCTTGATCATTTGGATCAATAAACTGAAGAAAAAGAAACAAAGGAAGAAGAAAAAAGCAGCTTTAGCTGTATAA
- a CDS encoding TonB-dependent receptor has product MTTTFNSTYAQEGRFIEGQVMNKVSKEEVPFALIQLIGETKGVVTDIQGKFKLTNVPSNAQVKISCTGYLEQIIDVPSNQTTPIKVFLEEDLVSLDEVVVKGETKAQEIEKSGFAVASIDTKDLQMQSLEINEILDQTAGLRVRRDGGLGSSTQININGLSGNAVRIFIDGMPMESYGSSYSINSIPVSLIERIDVYKGVVPIELGNDALGGAINIITKDATKQGLEGSSLNVAYSYGSFNTHRADINGSFRDKSGKTVRLSAFYNHSDNDYEVWSDDIKIKDYREFLPDGSRNPDFLSVIKTGERVKRFNDAYSSYGAKIDVGVTNKKWADQLFFSVNASEDYKESQHGARMLTPYGERYSRGWTIAPSVNYQKRDFLVKGLDINSNVQYAISQRATVDTTTNRYDWYGNLIPPVGGVTPLPGEGNNSTLNQDHNKNLIVRLSGVYSFNDQHQIGFNYSFNQYNRSSDDPMAERERRDFNTANIVNKQITGFTYQNSLFDDKLKSSVFVKHYYNRLEQEKIEYTNNVLDTVYNVRPDDNWGYGATMSYEVSPRVRINASAEQAVRLVNTNEVFGNASREIYESTDLQPEKSFNVNLGSQIKLVDNSTHELSMNTNFFFRDTYDRIRSTIIEQNDQSYTMFENIGHVVSKGVELQFDYNLGGKWNFMVQGYYLDSRFMEEFNSEGVRNIHYMAREPNMPYLTFNAGAGRSFNSLFNTGDRLQVNWNFAYIHEFHFDWDVIGDQNKPIIPTQALHDINVSYTFSNKRATVSLDCKNIFDQMAFDNFGVQKPGRSIFGKLTYRIN; this is encoded by the coding sequence ATGACAACAACTTTCAATTCTACTTATGCACAAGAAGGTAGATTTATTGAGGGGCAAGTCATGAATAAAGTATCGAAAGAAGAAGTTCCTTTTGCACTGATCCAATTGATTGGTGAAACAAAAGGTGTAGTAACTGATATTCAAGGAAAATTTAAACTAACAAATGTCCCTTCCAATGCTCAAGTAAAAATCTCTTGTACGGGCTATTTAGAACAAATAATTGATGTTCCCTCTAATCAAACGACTCCAATTAAAGTATTCTTGGAAGAAGATTTAGTGAGTTTAGATGAGGTTGTAGTAAAAGGAGAGACGAAAGCACAAGAAATAGAAAAATCTGGTTTTGCTGTGGCCTCTATCGATACAAAAGATTTGCAGATGCAGTCTTTGGAAATCAATGAGATTTTAGATCAAACAGCCGGTTTGAGAGTAAGAAGAGATGGTGGTTTAGGCTCGAGTACTCAAATCAATATCAATGGACTTTCTGGGAATGCGGTAAGAATATTTATCGATGGAATGCCAATGGAATCGTATGGTTCTTCTTATTCTATTAACAGTATTCCTGTTTCACTTATCGAGAGAATCGATGTATATAAAGGTGTTGTCCCTATCGAATTAGGCAATGATGCTTTAGGGGGTGCAATTAATATTATTACAAAAGATGCTACGAAACAAGGTCTTGAAGGATCATCATTAAATGTGGCATATTCTTATGGTTCATTCAATACACATAGAGCAGATATTAATGGATCTTTTAGAGATAAATCGGGAAAAACAGTAAGACTTTCTGCTTTCTATAATCACTCAGACAATGATTATGAAGTATGGTCTGACGATATCAAAATTAAAGATTATAGAGAGTTTTTACCGGATGGATCAAGAAATCCTGATTTCCTTTCAGTCATTAAAACAGGAGAAAGAGTAAAGCGTTTTAACGATGCTTACAGTTCTTATGGAGCAAAAATAGATGTAGGAGTAACCAATAAGAAATGGGCAGATCAACTGTTCTTTTCTGTCAATGCTTCAGAAGATTATAAAGAGAGTCAGCATGGTGCTAGAATGTTAACTCCTTATGGTGAACGTTACTCAAGAGGTTGGACAATTGCACCAAGTGTGAATTATCAGAAAAGAGATTTCTTGGTGAAAGGCTTAGACATTAACTCCAATGTTCAATATGCCATTTCTCAAAGAGCGACAGTCGATACCACTACGAATAGATACGATTGGTACGGCAATTTGATACCGCCAGTTGGTGGAGTAACGCCACTTCCAGGTGAAGGAAATAATTCTACATTAAATCAAGATCACAATAAGAATTTAATCGTTCGTCTATCGGGTGTCTATAGTTTTAACGATCAACATCAAATAGGATTTAACTACTCTTTCAATCAATATAATCGATCATCTGATGATCCAATGGCAGAAAGAGAGCGCCGTGATTTTAATACTGCTAACATTGTGAACAAACAGATCACAGGCTTCACTTATCAAAACTCACTATTTGATGATAAACTGAAAAGTTCAGTCTTTGTAAAACATTATTACAATCGATTAGAGCAAGAAAAAATTGAGTACACCAATAATGTTTTAGACACTGTTTATAATGTTCGTCCTGATGACAATTGGGGATATGGTGCAACAATGTCTTATGAAGTTTCTCCAAGAGTCAGAATTAACGCATCAGCAGAACAAGCAGTACGATTGGTAAATACCAATGAGGTTTTTGGTAATGCTTCTAGAGAGATTTACGAATCGACAGACCTTCAACCAGAAAAGAGTTTCAATGTAAACTTAGGTAGTCAGATAAAATTAGTTGACAACTCAACTCATGAATTGAGTATGAATACCAACTTCTTTTTCAGAGATACTTACGATAGAATTAGAAGTACAATTATCGAACAAAATGATCAAAGCTATACAATGTTCGAAAACATTGGGCATGTAGTTTCAAAAGGAGTGGAATTACAATTTGATTATAACCTTGGTGGAAAGTGGAATTTCATGGTCCAAGGATACTATCTCGATTCAAGATTTATGGAGGAATTCAACTCTGAGGGAGTTAGAAATATACATTATATGGCAAGAGAACCGAACATGCCTTATCTCACTTTTAATGCGGGTGCAGGTAGAAGTTTCAATTCTCTTTTTAATACAGGTGACAGACTTCAGGTGAACTGGAACTTTGCCTACATTCACGAATTTCATTTTGATTGGGACGTTATCGGAGATCAAAACAAACCTATCATTCCCACTCAAGCTTTACACGATATCAATGTATCGTATACTTTCTCCAATAAGAGAGCGACAGTTAGTTTAGACTGTAAAAATATCTTTGACCAAATGGCCTTTGATAATTTTGGAGTGCAAAAACCCGGTCGATCAATTTTTGGAAAACTGACTTACAGAATTAATTAA
- a CDS encoding DUF3817 domain-containing protein produces the protein MTSIKGLRIVGFLEGISFLLLVFICMPLKYMADMGMPNKIVGMAHGVLFIAYIYLVLQVHFDKKWGFKNSIWSFIASLLPFGTFVADKKIFVKYID, from the coding sequence ATGACATCAATCAAAGGTTTAAGAATTGTAGGTTTCCTAGAAGGAATCTCTTTTCTACTACTCGTATTTATTTGTATGCCTCTTAAATATATGGCAGACATGGGGATGCCGAATAAAATTGTAGGCATGGCACATGGCGTTTTATTTATTGCCTACATCTATTTGGTGCTTCAAGTTCATTTTGATAAAAAATGGGGTTTTAAAAATAGTATATGGTCGTTTATCGCTTCACTCCTTCCTTTTGGAACTTTTGTGGCGGATAAAAAGATCTTCGTAAAATATATCGACTAA
- a CDS encoding 7TM diverse intracellular signaling domain-containing protein: MKLLFLFHLLLIGISINLSLAKSGPPEIIIDDSFTSINIEEQMTYLPFDKEYDMDDVLGHQLDDQFLSISSLEIPNDHFSVWLSFVIKNELDYPQEVYVGSSEFDYLEFYIPNSEDHDVYKGGILENNADKKYKEGCFSFGKFSLPANSKKQVFIKGTYVNGAYFQFTALPFTVYKSESFEKINAPQEMLHYLFLGAMLIMTFYNLFLLIIVKDKTYAFYVGYNIFITIYCLGLSGFLSENVFPTASYQEQLVNIPGIFALIFYVFFAQSYLKLHKYYPKLNTLLNIQKAGSTLSFVLYVLDFTTISIVYNFIAASLAYTTIIVLAYRVSKKSVAGKYFFIAGIFYISSMGVSILQMLEILPTHLWIFSSANITEIGVVLELSLFSLGLGERINEARRAVAKKELEKKALIEQKNRELEQKVKDRTIELEEMNSELATTNEELHSTMETVFEQNKIIELKNTNITQSINYAQRIQEAMMPTDQYLSKFLRNHFVLFRPKDIVSGDFYWAYHLENKEDFFLATVDCTGHGVPGGFMSMLGSELLRDVIEHRKVVDPAEVLKFMNEGIENALKQNDSQNKDGMDMSLCRVNLRERKIYYSGAKRPLVIVRHNGEIEIIKGCKLSIGGLVRKDLFSYETTVIDVNIGDKFYMFSDGYADQIGGVEERKFMTKRFRELLRDTSYLSMQDQGKKIEQVLEEWISYFRYGQVDDITVVGFEI, from the coding sequence ATGAAGCTATTGTTTTTATTTCATCTTTTATTGATAGGCATTTCTATCAATCTCTCACTTGCAAAGTCAGGACCTCCTGAAATTATTATTGATGATAGTTTTACATCAATTAATATTGAGGAGCAAATGACCTATCTTCCTTTTGATAAGGAATATGATATGGATGATGTTTTAGGACATCAATTGGACGATCAATTTTTAAGTATATCCTCATTAGAAATTCCTAATGATCATTTTTCTGTATGGCTTTCATTCGTTATAAAAAACGAATTGGATTACCCTCAGGAAGTGTATGTGGGTAGTTCTGAATTTGATTATTTGGAATTCTACATACCAAATTCGGAAGATCATGATGTTTACAAAGGTGGAATATTAGAAAATAATGCTGATAAAAAGTATAAGGAAGGCTGTTTTTCTTTTGGTAAGTTTTCCCTACCTGCTAACTCTAAAAAACAAGTCTTTATAAAAGGTACTTACGTTAATGGAGCATATTTTCAGTTTACTGCACTTCCATTTACGGTGTATAAAAGTGAATCTTTTGAAAAAATAAATGCACCACAAGAGATGTTGCATTACCTATTTTTAGGGGCAATGTTGATCATGACTTTTTACAATTTGTTCTTACTAATCATTGTAAAGGATAAAACATATGCATTTTATGTAGGGTACAATATTTTTATTACCATCTACTGTTTAGGATTATCAGGTTTCTTATCAGAAAATGTATTCCCTACGGCTTCTTATCAAGAACAATTAGTAAATATTCCAGGCATTTTTGCTTTAATATTTTATGTCTTTTTTGCACAATCCTATCTTAAGCTTCATAAGTATTATCCTAAGTTAAATACCCTATTAAACATACAAAAGGCAGGATCTACACTTTCTTTTGTATTGTATGTATTGGACTTCACTACAATATCTATTGTCTATAACTTTATTGCAGCTAGTTTAGCTTATACTACAATTATTGTTTTAGCATATCGAGTATCTAAAAAATCAGTTGCAGGAAAATACTTTTTCATTGCCGGCATTTTTTATATCTCGAGTATGGGAGTTTCTATTCTTCAGATGTTAGAAATTCTACCTACGCATCTATGGATATTTAGCTCTGCTAATATTACAGAAATTGGTGTTGTTCTTGAATTATCTCTTTTCTCTTTAGGTTTAGGAGAAAGAATAAATGAAGCAAGAAGAGCCGTTGCGAAAAAAGAATTGGAGAAGAAGGCACTAATTGAACAAAAGAACCGTGAACTAGAGCAAAAGGTAAAAGATAGAACTATAGAACTTGAGGAAATGAACTCTGAATTAGCAACCACTAACGAGGAACTTCATTCTACTATGGAAACGGTATTTGAACAAAATAAAATCATTGAATTAAAGAATACTAACATCACTCAGAGTATTAATTATGCTCAGCGTATTCAAGAAGCAATGATGCCTACAGACCAATATTTGAGTAAGTTTCTAAGAAATCATTTTGTATTATTTAGACCTAAGGATATTGTTAGTGGAGATTTCTATTGGGCATATCATTTAGAAAATAAAGAAGACTTCTTTTTAGCTACTGTGGATTGTACCGGTCATGGTGTTCCAGGAGGTTTTATGTCAATGTTAGGTAGTGAACTACTTCGTGATGTCATCGAACACAGAAAAGTAGTTGATCCTGCTGAAGTATTGAAATTCATGAACGAAGGTATTGAGAATGCTTTAAAGCAAAACGATTCTCAGAACAAAGACGGTATGGACATGTCGTTATGTAGAGTAAACCTTCGTGAAAGAAAGATTTATTATTCTGGTGCCAAAAGGCCATTGGTTATCGTCCGCCATAATGGAGAAATAGAAATTATTAAAGGCTGTAAACTTTCGATTGGTGGTTTGGTAAGAAAAGATCTTTTCTCTTATGAAACTACAGTAATTGATGTTAATATTGGGGATAAATTCTACATGTTCTCCGATGGCTATGCAGATCAAATTGGTGGTGTCGAAGAACGTAAATTCATGACAAAACGATTTAGAGAGTTACTTAGAGATACAAGTTACTTGTCTATGCAAGATCAAGGAAAGAAGATCGAGCAAGTTTTAGAAGAATGGATTTCATACTTTAGATATGGTCAAGTAGACGATATTACTGTGGTAGGGTTTGAGATTTAA
- a CDS encoding transmembrane-type terpene cyclase yields the protein MNFFNYMSDWYHHAVNVLGYTQFELILFFIGFLSWFAAYILIIKGVRKYKINEMPLMVGPGNWVWEFIWGFMFEPELGMPFIIGVRFWFFLDVFINVTILVYGYKQLPLPVLKKRFRYTYIIALIFWFFTVYTFGKVGDDNPLGVTSALMINVIMSGLYIYQLVFNANMRGKGLSFKVAILKCIGTGVITLGSIFKWPESLFLINLGVISFVIDVIYIVLFKQYKPVKEEESWEANQEELQYSVEA from the coding sequence ATGAATTTTTTTAACTATATGTCGGACTGGTACCACCATGCTGTAAACGTTTTGGGGTACACACAATTCGAACTCATTTTATTTTTTATTGGTTTTCTTAGCTGGTTTGCAGCATACATCTTGATTATAAAAGGTGTAAGAAAGTATAAAATCAATGAAATGCCATTAATGGTTGGTCCTGGCAATTGGGTCTGGGAATTTATTTGGGGATTCATGTTTGAACCCGAATTAGGTATGCCATTTATTATTGGTGTTCGTTTTTGGTTCTTTCTTGATGTGTTCATCAACGTTACTATTCTTGTTTATGGATATAAACAATTGCCACTTCCTGTTTTAAAGAAGAGGTTTAGATATACGTATATCATTGCACTTATTTTCTGGTTCTTTACAGTTTACACTTTTGGAAAAGTAGGTGATGACAATCCTTTAGGAGTAACATCTGCTTTAATGATTAATGTAATCATGTCAGGTCTCTATATCTATCAATTAGTTTTTAATGCTAATATGAGAGGTAAAGGTTTATCCTTTAAAGTGGCTATTCTAAAATGTATCGGTACGGGTGTGATCACTTTAGGGTCGATATTTAAATGGCCAGAATCTCTTTTCTTAATCAATTTAGGAGTTATTTCTTTCGTAATCGATGTGATCTACATCGTGCTATTCAAACAATATAAACCAGTTAAAGAAGAAGAATCATGGGAAGCAAACCAAGAAGAATTGCAGTACTCGGTGGAGGCTTAA
- a CDS encoding MFS transporter — protein MNKKLHAFIMYLTVPLAAVTVDIVVTSLPSIKEVLGVDTHLAQYVFTFGVLGFGIGQIFSGFVTDAYNRKTVLISSISMLITLLIGAVLTNNIHVLIFLRFLQGLAISFIAVASRAVVRDIHTDEEYKNAVNYITIGFALALTVSPMVGSLILTMFSYKAVFVFLIIYSTLMLVMIFFSKETNNNKKPLNKKNAFHDLKILFQDTVFVRSLIMCGCFYTIVPIFDTLGSFYVTDIFDYTPIEFGWAEIILAVAWLFGNIFNRFLSKIDLHKKTMTSFIIGFTGCIIGFLFFQSQGESDIAVIGVMCIIVFVAAILFPLHLGTALVKHGQRAGIANAIIFSGCWMITSFISNTATFLDPHTALSIYFLIVFVLALALSSYLLGKRKLG, from the coding sequence ATGAATAAGAAACTTCATGCATTCATCATGTATCTCACTGTTCCACTTGCAGCTGTTACAGTAGATATAGTAGTTACTTCACTTCCATCTATAAAAGAGGTATTAGGTGTTGATACGCATCTAGCACAGTATGTATTTACATTTGGCGTATTAGGCTTTGGTATTGGACAAATCTTCTCTGGTTTTGTAACTGATGCTTATAATCGGAAAACAGTGTTGATAAGTTCAATCTCTATGTTGATAACTTTATTAATTGGAGCTGTTTTAACGAACAATATTCATGTTTTAATCTTTTTGAGGTTTTTACAAGGTTTAGCTATATCATTTATTGCTGTTGCTTCACGGGCAGTGGTGAGAGATATTCACACCGATGAAGAATATAAAAACGCCGTTAATTATATCACCATAGGTTTTGCTTTAGCACTTACAGTTTCTCCAATGGTAGGTAGTTTAATTCTGACCATGTTTAGTTATAAAGCCGTTTTTGTTTTTCTGATCATCTATTCTACATTAATGCTAGTAATGATATTCTTTTCTAAAGAGACGAATAACAATAAGAAACCTTTAAATAAGAAGAATGCATTTCATGATTTAAAAATCTTGTTTCAAGATACGGTCTTTGTCAGAAGCTTAATTATGTGTGGTTGTTTTTATACCATTGTTCCCATATTTGATACTTTGGGGAGTTTTTATGTGACCGATATTTTTGATTATACACCTATCGAGTTTGGTTGGGCGGAAATTATATTAGCAGTAGCCTGGTTATTTGGGAATATTTTTAATCGATTTTTGTCAAAAATTGACCTACATAAGAAAACGATGACCTCTTTTATTATTGGCTTTACAGGATGTATCATCGGGTTTCTTTTCTTTCAATCTCAAGGAGAATCTGATATAGCCGTTATTGGTGTTATGTGCATCATCGTTTTTGTAGCTGCTATATTATTCCCTTTACATTTAGGTACAGCTTTAGTAAAGCATGGTCAAAGAGCAGGAATAGCCAATGCGATTATTTTTTCTGGCTGTTGGATGATCACCTCATTTATTTCAAACACTGCTACATTTTTAGATCCTCATACAGCATTATCAATATATTTCTTGATTGTATTTGTATTAGCTTTAGCTTTATCAAGTTATTTATTAGGAAAAAGAAAGCTTGGATAG